In the Gymnogyps californianus isolate 813 chromosome 3, ASM1813914v2, whole genome shotgun sequence genome, one interval contains:
- the EFHC1 gene encoding LOW QUALITY PROTEIN: EF-hand domain-containing protein 1 (The sequence of the model RefSeq protein was modified relative to this genomic sequence to represent the inferred CDS: substituted 1 base at 1 genomic stop codon): protein MSSEPGPGLPFLPGCAFRDPMKTSFHRSQTLGYKNGFAFSRLPTVGIGGERLYVNQLSEAELDELSNKRPTLTYGQAKQAPPSGFVPAHVVFDKKILKFDAYFQEDVPLSAEEHYRIRQVGIYYYLEDDSMSVIEPVVQNSGLPQGKLIRRHRVPKNDCGDHYHWKDLNRGMNITMYGRTYRIVDCDPFTQVFLESQGIELNPPEKMIFDPYTELRRMPMRKYITPSDFDQLKQFLTYDKQVLRFYAMWDDTDSIFGENRPYIIHYYLADDTVEVREVYKQNHGRDPFPILIKRQRLPKTFVDKKNTFPSCVLEISDQEVLEWYTAKDFAVGKSTTLLGRTFFIYDCDEFTQKFYRDKFGITDFQPVEIKKKPLEEVPQVIPPYNGFGILEDSLQNCFSLLPKPPRKDVIKMLENDHKVLRYQVALESPNPEDRKRRFILSYFLSNDMISIYEPPVRNSGIIGGKYLGKTRVAKPGSTTENATYYEPSDLTIGSTIEVFGHRFVITDADEYVLNYMESNAESFPAATLQSLRDHFRPRRVIKETANRXASKDGVQELDELIVQVQEELKLHKYLNNKNIREAFLQCDKDGSGILDKAKFLALCDSLSVPTNAILLNKLIDLCSCEEDKINYHDFLRAFPS from the exons aaaacatcttttcatcGGTCCCAGACACTGGGCTACAAAAATGGATTTGCCTTTTCTCGGCTGCCAACAGTGGGGATCGGTGGGGAGCGACTATATGTGAATCAGCTTTCTGAAGCTGAATTAGATGAATTGTCCAACAAGAGACCCACGCTGACCTATGGGCAAGCCAAGCAGGCTCCACCTTCAGGCTTCGTTCCAGCACACGTGGTTTTTGACAAAAAG ATTTTGAAGTTTGATGCCTACTTCCAGGAAGATGTTCCTCTCTCCGCAGAAGAGCATTACCGGATCCGCCAAGTGGGTATCTATTACTATTTGGAAGATGACAGCATGTCCGTCATAGAGCCTGTTGTGCAGAACTCTGGTCTTCCTCAAGGCAAACTTATCAGACGCCACCGGGTGCCCAAGAATGACTGCGGGGATCATTACCACTGGAAAGATCTGAATCGGGGCATGAACATCACCATGTATGGCAGGACGTACCGCATAGTCGACTGTGACCCATTCACGCAG GTGTTCCTGGAGAGCCAAGGAATCGAACTGAACCCTCCAGAGAAAATGATTTTTGATCCTTACACAGAACTGCGTCGGATGCCTATGCGCAAGTACATCACACCATCGGATTTCGACCAACTCAAACAGTTTCTGACTTACGACAAGCAG GTCCTTCGCTTCTACGCCATGTGGGATGACACTGACAGCATCTTTGGTGAGAATCGGCCTTACATCATCCATTACTACTTGGCAGATGACACAGTGGAGGTTCGGGAAGTCTACAAGCAAAATCATGGTAGAGACCCATTCCCAATACTGATAAAACGCCAACGCTTGCCCAAAACCTTTGTGGACAAGAAAA ACACCTTCCCAAGCTGTGTGCTGGAGATCTCTGATCAGGAGGTACTTGAGTGGTACACAGCTAAAGATTTTGCTGTCGGCAAATCTACCACCCTCCTTGGACGCACCTTCTTCATCTATGATTGCGATGAGTTCACACAAAAATTCTATCGTGACAAATTTGGCATCACAGACTTTCAACCAGtggaaataaagaagaaaccACTTGAGGAAGTTCCACAG GTAATTCCTCCCTATAATGGTTTTGGCATCCTTGAAGACTCTCTTCAgaactgcttttctctgcttccaaaGCCTCCCCGGAAAGATGTAATTAAGATGCTAGAGAATGACCACAAGGTCCTGCGATACCAGGTAGCCCTG GAATCACCAAACCCTGAGGACAGAAAGCGTCGTTTCATCCTCTCTTATTTCCTCTCCAATGACATGATCAGCATCTACGAGCCCCCAGTCCGTAACTCTGGCATCATTGGAGGCAAATACTTAGGAAAGACCAGAGTCGCCAAACCAGGCTCTACTACAGAGAATGCCACGTACTATGAGCCCTCTGACCTCACCATTGGTTCTACAATTGAAG TGTTTGGCCACAGGTTTGTTATCACTGACGCTGATGAATATGTGCTTAATTATATGGAGAGCAATGCAGAGAGTTTCCCTGCGGCAACACTGCAGTCACTGAGGGATCATTTTCGCCCACGGCGGGTGATAAAGGAGACTGCCAACAGGTAGGCTTCAAAGGATGGCGTT CAGGAACTGGATGAATTAATTGTGCAGGTTCAGGAAGAGCTGAAGCTCCATAAGTACTTGAACAACAAGAACATTCGGGAGGCATTTCTTCAGTGCGACAAGGATGGCTCTGGCATCCTGgacaaagcaaaatttttagCCCTTTGCGACAGCTTGAGTGTGCCGACCAACGCCATTCTTCTTAACAAG ctgaTTGACCTATGTTCTTGTGAAGAAGACAAGATAAACTACCATGATTTCCTTAGAGCCTTCCCCTCGTGA